A segment of the Microscilla marina ATCC 23134 genome:
AGTTGTCGCACCGCAGTACTCCCCCAATGATGTTACGAGGCCTAAACTTTAATGAGTTTTTCCAGTGGTTGAGCAACAGTGTGAGTGTGATCACTAAATCGAAAGAAGGAGACAAGGTAAACCTTCCGGATACATCAGGTTGGGGACAAATTGCTATCTAAATTATTCATAAGGAATGGTGAGAAATTAAATTACCATTCTTGAGGTAGAGGTTTTGTTTTGAGACGAGGCTATTTTTTGCGCCCATAGCAGCGCTACGGGCAATAAAAATAACGAAGTATGAAGGCGAAAAATCACCTCTCAGAGTGTAAATTTATTTTTGAACAATTCCTAAGCACTGTAGCATAAAAATATTGGCTTCCGGAGGTAAACTTCGGAAGCTTATTTATATCTGTTAAAATAAAAACTTGCTAAAATCGCACAAAAGTATTTGGCGAGCTTGCCGGGCACAAGTATTCATACACCTCACAAAATCTTCCATTTCTTAGTTTAAAATATGCAGAGGCATTTGTATTATATTTCAGGTGTGCAAATTTCCCGTTTCACTCATTATGTTTTTTATTACATAGTGATGTTAGGATGGGGTAATTGGACAAGTGTGCAAGCCCAAAATACCTATCGTTGTACTTTAAAAGTATACCCTAAGTCGCAGCAAAAAACGGCAAATAGTGCCACAAAAAATAAATGGACTATTTTTGTTGAACAATATAATGATACACAATGTATCGGGCTTTTGGGTAAACAAAAACTAAGTAATCAAACAAGTCGGCATTTCAAAGACTTAGTATTCAATGCTGCCTCTCAACACGTCATTCATCTCCGTTTTTCTTCTTCTCAAAGCCCATTTATAGAACAGCACCATACTTTTAGTATTGCCGATGATTCGTTGGATACCCAACAAACTCAAACCATTCGGTTAGACGCATACACCACCATAACTATGGTACTGCACCAACATTTGCTCACCCCTGCACAAACTGGAGTACCAAGGCTATGGGTAACCACTTATAATAAAGAAAATATTCAGGGTGTATCAGGAGTAAAGGTGTTAGTAAAATACCTATTGCCACCAGGCATAAACCAAGGCAAAGGGTATATAAAAGCATTGATGCAAAAACGTCGCCCACAGCCATTGTTAATTTACAGAATAGCGCAGGGAAAGTTAGTAAATGACCTGATGCTTAACTTTACTTCTGATACCTTAAACCTTGCCTTATTTATTCCTTACCACGAGTTGCCCTATTGGAAACCAAATATTGGTTTTCAGTTGGTACATGTAGCAGAGGCGTGTTTGCTTACAAGTTTTTGGGTAAAAACAAAATACAGACGCGAAGATGGCTATGATTTAAAAGGGCATGTATCACTGTTGCCTGTGCGTAAATATAGCGCAAGTGGTATATCGTTTGGAGTAAATTTTCAAGTACCTTCATTTTATACCAAAAACTTAAGGCATAACTTTTTGAGACTGCAACTTTTGGGAAAAGTAAACAATTTACAAAGGGTATGGGGGCATCAGCGGTTTCGGGTGAAGCAATTGGTGGATTGGCAAAACAAGGTATGGCTGCGAGATTCTTTTTTGCCTTATGCTGCATTGGCAAAATATACAGATAAGTTAGAGGTTCAGTTGGTAGTAGGCGCATTTTTAACTGGACTTAGAAGCACCGTGTTTTATACTGGATACCCCCAGCAACAATCAAGCAGGGTAATGTATAAGGAGCAAACCTGCGCTCTTACATTACCCCCCATGCAATACTTAAAAATACGTCCGGTATTTTTGAAAATGCGTAAAAAAGGCACGATAACGAAATCCTTAAAAACGCGTACTGTACAGTTAACAGTGCGTATTCAAAGGTATAAGCTTTATCAAACAAGGCGATACATTTACCAAAAAAAACTCCGGTTTGATAAAAACGAAAAAGATACATTGGCACTGGTAAAAAATGATACGTTCACTTTGGAAGTAACCGATAATAGTTACCCCAAAAAAGTGCTGTTTCAGGCGAGTGTCAGCTGTACTGCTGATATTTTGAGGCGAAAGTTTTGGAAACTGAAAGACAAATATGGTAATTACCTCAAAATTGCGGTACAGAAGTTAACTACAGGAAAAGACAAATTTTTACATACGAATGGCAAAAAAAAAACAAAAACTCTGGGTGGTCGTAGGTGATTCGGTCATGGGGCTAAACCACGTAAAAAATAATATTCCTTGTCAGGACAGCCACTTGTACGAAGAAATGGAGAATGGATGGGGCATTGCAATTGTAGCCGATGGTGCTGGCTCGGCAGATTATTCTCATCAAGGATCTCAATTTGTAGTAAAAGAAGGGATGAGCTTGTTTAAAAAAATAGTCACCGAAAATAAGTGGACGACAAGTAAAAAACTGCCCGAACAAGCCAAATGGCATAAGTTGGCAAAAACCAACCTAAAGCAACTCAGGAATATGCTGGCAAAAGAAGCTGAGCAAACCAAAAAAGAGTTGGGACAGCTGGCCTCTACCATTATGGTAGCTATTTTTTCGCCACTGGGCATTTTGTGTACTCACATAGGCGATGGCAGAGGAGGCTATAGTAACTCAGAAGGTGAATGGAAACCTTTGTTTACTCCCTGGAAGGGAGAGTATGCCAATGAAACAATTTTTTTGACTTCGGACATTTGGGCAGACAAAGAGGTAGACAAGTTTGTAGAAAGCAAGGTAATTAATGAAAAACCATTTGCGTTTACGCTCATGTCTGATGGACTCGAAATGCATTCGTTTGAGTGCAGCGTATGGGACGAAAAAGAGGAGAAGTATTATGATCCTAACCGCCCTTATCAAAAGTTTTTCAATCCGGTAGTGAATGGTTTGGTGCAAATGAAGCAAAGCCGTATGACCGATGATGAGATCAAGGGCAAATGGAACAAGTTTTTGCGTGAGGGTAACGAAAAGATCAAGAACGAACCCGATGATAAAACAATGATTATTGGAGCTTATTTTCCAAACGGAACGTCATAAATAGGTCTACATTATAAATCACACAAAAAGCCTTGCCTGGTCAGTATCAAGCAAGGCTTTTTTTAGGCAATGTTGTGCTTATATTGAAGAACTAGCTCCTGGCTGTCCCGACCCCGTTCTTATGCTTAACTTACGGCTTTGATTGGTGAAAGCAGAGAGGTTGCCATCTGTAGGCACACCATCGATGATGTACAATGGCTCAGTTGATCCTCCAATAGATGAAGTATGTTTTCCACCTGTTATTTGTGCCATTTCAGCTTTGTTTAATACCCAGTCTTGTTTTTTGATTTTACGCATATTTAATTTAGGAGAAAATATTTGGGTTGACACCCAAATGCCATTTAATGTTTGATATGTTGCAAAGGAACGGAAAAGGTATGAAAACGGGTTAGAGAGAGCGGGAAAATAGTAGGATAAATTGATAATTGGTTAAGTAATTTGAACAAAATAGCATAAGCTTATTCCAAAAACGCATAATGATTGGTAGAGGATGTTATTTTGCAGGGCTACTTTTGTAGTATATTTTATTAACCTAAATACAAAACGATATGAATTTAGTTGAAAAATTTCAGGCAATTATT
Coding sequences within it:
- a CDS encoding PP2C family serine/threonine-protein phosphatase, which codes for MAKKKQKLWVVVGDSVMGLNHVKNNIPCQDSHLYEEMENGWGIAIVADGAGSADYSHQGSQFVVKEGMSLFKKIVTENKWTTSKKLPEQAKWHKLAKTNLKQLRNMLAKEAEQTKKELGQLASTIMVAIFSPLGILCTHIGDGRGGYSNSEGEWKPLFTPWKGEYANETIFLTSDIWADKEVDKFVESKVINEKPFAFTLMSDGLEMHSFECSVWDEKEEKYYDPNRPYQKFFNPVVNGLVQMKQSRMTDDEIKGKWNKFLREGNEKIKNEPDDKTMIIGAYFPNGTS